CTTGCTAAACGTGTTTTTGCCTGACCTCGCAATCCTAATAGATTGATATTATGTCTGGACAAAATCGCACGCTCCAGTTCTGGAATCACGGAATTTTCATATCCCCAGACCCCATGAAAAGTATTTTCGCCTTGGGCTATTTTCTCCAACAGATTTTCTCTTAGCTCGTCTTTTATGCTCTTGGATTGGTAGCCTATTTTTTTTAGTGCGCCTAAAGTTGTTATTTTTTTGGTATCTATTTTCATTCCTCTTTCAATCAATTTTTATAACATTCCACCCTTCGACAGGCTCAGGGCGACAGTTTTTTGTTTATTTCTAAATTTGTGCTCCGTATTCCTACTTCGCACTTACTTTATCCTTTTTCTTCTATTTTGTTCGTAATCTTCAAATATCATTTCACCAAGACCCTTTAATCCCGTATAAAATGCTTTCCCTTTATTGGCCTGTGTAAACTGCCGTACAAATTGCATAAGATAAGGGTCTTGTGCAATCATAAACGTAGTAATGGGTATATGGAGTTTTCTGGCTTGCTGCGCCATTGCGTAACATTTCTCCACGATATGATCATCCAGTCCAACACTGTTTTTGTAATAGTCCCCGTTTGGAAGTCGCAGACAAGATGGCTTTCCATCCGTAATCATAAAAATCTGCTTATTGGTGTTTCGCTTACGCCTGAGCATATCCATTGCCAATTGCAATCCGGCTACAGTATTGGTATGGTAAGGGCCTACTTTCAAATATGGTAAATCCTTAATTGGAATGGGCCAGGCATCATTACCAAAAACCAAAATATCGAGGGTATCCTTAGGATAACGCGTGGTAATCAATTCTGCCAGTGCCATAGCAACTTTCTTGGCCGGGGTTATTCTGTCCTCACCATATAGAATCATACTGTGGCTTATATCGATCATCAGTACAGTGCTCATCTGTGCTTTGTACTGCGTATCCTCTACCACCAAATCGTCTTCATTTAACGAAAAACTGTCCAATCCATGATTGATTTGTGCATTTTTAAGACTTTCCGTCATGGAGATATGCTCTAGGCCATCCCCAAAACGATATTCCCTAAACTCTCCTGTATGTTCATCTCCCCTACCTGATTTTCCAGTTTTATGATTACCAGAACCACTTCTTTTAAGCTTACCAAAAATTTGGTCCAATGCGCGTTGCCGAAGCATCCGTTCCAATTTAGCTGTTATCGAAAGGTTTCCGCTACCGTCACCTTCTTCTCCATCACCTTCTCCTTGTTTCGCATCGTCGTCAAACTCCTCTCGAATAAATCCTTTTGCTTTTAAATCTTCTATAAAGTCGTCGATAGTGTAATCATCATCGGTAAGTTCATATTCTTTGTCCAATTCCCTGAGCCAATCCAAGGCTTCTTCGACATCACCGGAAGTATGCGTAATGAGTTCTTGAAAAATCTCAAAAAGTTTTTCAAACGGGGTTTGATTAGGTGCTTCGTATGTAGTAAAACGAAATCCTTTTCTTGTATTCATAGCCATTACATAAAATTAACACTTTCTGCTTTATGATTACCGCTTTAATGAAAACTTAACTTTATTCAAAGTTCAAACACAAATTCAAGTTTCAAGTTTCAAGTTTCAAGTTTTAAGTTCAAACTTAAGCTTACGCTCTCGTATTTGATTTCAATGATATGATTTTAAAAAAGAGTTTACTTGATTCTATTACATTTGTTGGGATGGATAGAGAACTATGTTTGGGCTTTTACAATACTGCTCCGCTTTGGGTGAATGAACAATTTGGGATTGAACAATTTGAATTTCCTGAGCTTTTACTAACTGAATTTGAGTCTGAAACTATTAACGAACGCTTACGCCTAGGGCATCAAATGGAAATTGTTTTTGAACAATTGATTTCATTTTCGGAACAGTGGAAAATTCTAGCTAAGAATCTATTGATTGATGAAGGTAAAATACGCTTGGGTGAACTTGATTTTATCTTGAGGAATATAGAAACCGCTCAAGTGTATCATATAGAGCTAGCCTATAAATTTTACATTGTCAATCCAGATATTTCAGAACCAATTCACCGTTTAATGGGACCGAACAAACGCGATATGTTCTTTACCAAACTGGATAAATTGAAGGAAAAACAATTTCCTTTGTTATATAATGCTGCATTACATGATAAGCTGCAAGAATTAGAGATAAACCCCATTATTGTTATTCAACAGGCATGTTTTAAAACACAACTTTTCGTTCCTTATGGCGATAGTAACATTTCTATCCGCCCATTAAACAATAAATGTATTCAAGGGAGCTGGCTTAGGTTTAACGATTTTAACTCAGAAACGTTTAGGAAGTTTGAGTATTACATTCCTTTTAAAAAAGAATGGGTCATTACCCCTACATCAAATCGAAAATACACATCTCACTATGCAGCACTCCTTGAAGTCAACCTAAGCATGCTAAAAGAAAATGCGCCAATGCTCTGGGTAAAAAAACCAGACGGAACTATTGAAAAATTATTTGTGGTTTGGTGGTGAAGGAAATAACCCAAAAGCTCGTTTTAGAGATTACACAATACCTGATATTTATAAAATAATGTTGTTTCCATGCAACCCTTAAAAATTTAAATTGTCTTTAATAAAAACCAATACCTATGCTTAATACTACTGTCCAATTTATATTGCTACTACTATTCTTGCACTTTGGTTTACAACTAAAGGCACAGAAGGATTCCATGGACTATATTGAATTCAATGATCGCAAGAATGTGGTGCACGGGGTCTATTTAGGAGTAACTGGGCATTACGGAGAGTTAAAAGGGATATCAACCTATGGTGTCGGTATTAAATTCGCTTATGTGGCCAATCGAAAATTTGAGATTGGTTTAGCGGCAAATGTCCTACAATCTGATCAAGAGTTCATTACCGTTGTAGATATTGACAACAAACTTATTGGAGCTTATCTGGGCGCACATTTAGAACCTATATTCTTTAGTAAAAAAAGATTGAATTTATCAGTGCCTTTGTTTGTCGGTTTTGGAGGTATAGGATATACTACTGGGAACAGTGACGATTTTAGTGAGGAATTTATAGATAGGGAATTTGAGAATGTGAATAACATTTATGTGATTGAACCAGGAGTAAGTGTACTTTTTAACATCTCTAGATATCTACAATTAGAAGCTGGTGTCAAATACCGTTTTACCAATAAAATAGACCTTGCCACTAGCCCAATTACAAGATTAAATGGTTTTTCTACTGGTATTGGCATCAAAGTAGGAATCTTCAATATGGGGCGAAACCGTTACAAAAAGAACATTTCCGAATAAGAATGGTACTATTTTATTTATGTCGTTCTTTTAAAATCTTTTCAATGGCACTCAACTTGTATCCTTTGGCCTGTAACAAAATCAAATAATGAAATAGCAAATCGGCACTCTCGTTCAAAAAGAGTTCATCATTATTATCTTTGGCCTCAATTACTGTTTCAACAGCTTCCTCCCCTACTTTTTGCGCTATTTTATTGATGCCTTTTCTAAACAATGAAGCTACATAACTCTTTTCATCATCCTTATTTTCTTTTCGGGAAGTTATAATATCCTCTAGTTCCGTTAGAAATCCATAAGTCTGTGAATTGTCCTCTGCCCAACAAGTATCAGTTCCCTTATGACAAGTGGGTCCTGCCGGATTCACCATTATAAGCAATGTATCATTATCACAGTCATTTGTTATACGCACCAAATTCAAAAAGTTGCCACTTTCCTCACCTTTGGTCCAAAGTCTATTTTTGGATCTGCTAAAAAAAGTTACTTTTTTGGTCTCTATTGTCTTGTCAAATGCTTCTTGGTTCATGTACCCAAGCATCAAGACATTTTTTGTTCTTGAATCTTGAATGATGGCAGGTACCAATCCATCTGGGTTTTTAGTAAAGTCTATTTTCATTTTTAAAGTCTAACGGGAATTCCCTCTTTCTGTAATTGTTGCTTTAAATCCTTTATTTCGATTTCTTTAAAATGAAAAATACTGGCTGCCAATGCAGCATCCGCTTTCCCATCAGTAAAAGTATCGGTAAAATGTGAAATGGTTCCCGCACCGCCTGATGCGATTACCGGTATGTTCACCAAAGTTGATAATTTTGCCAAAGCTTTGTTCGCAAAACCACCTTTTGTCCCATCGTGGTTCATAGAGGTGAACAATATCTCCCCTGCTCCACGTTCTTCAACTTCTTTTGCCCATTCGAACAAATCAATATCCGTGGGTACTTTACCACCTACCAGATGTACTTTCCAGTATCCATCTATTAGCTTCGCGTCAATAGCTACCACTATACACTGAGAACCAAATTTAGCTACCAGTTCGTTGATCAATTCAGGTCTTTTGACAGCTGAGGAATTAATAGAAACCTTATCAGCCCCATTTTGAAGTAACATATCAACGTCTTCAATGGATGAAATTCCTCCTCCTACAGTAAATGGAATATTCACTTTTTCCGCAACATGATATACTAAATCAGCTAAGGTCTTTCTTTTTTCCTCGGTTGCGGAAATATCAAGAAATACCAATTCATCCGCCCCTTTGTCCGCATATATTTGGGCAAGTTCCACTGGGTCTCCTGCATCCCTAAGGTCAACAAAATTGACGCCTTTTACGGTACGTCCATTTTTGATGTCCAAACAGGGAATTATTCGTTTTGTTAGCACATTATTATAATTTAATTGAACGTCATTCTGAATTCATTTCAGAACACCATTCTTGTTATCTTAAGTTTTTAGTGTGACCCTGAAACGAGTTCAGGGTGACGATATCCTTTTAAAAATAAAGCGTTTCCAGAGTAGGATTTTTTTCTTTAATCAAGTTTACTTTCCA
The nucleotide sequence above comes from Flagellimonas sp. HMM57. Encoded proteins:
- the hisIE gene encoding bifunctional phosphoribosyl-AMP cyclohydrolase/phosphoribosyl-ATP diphosphatase HisIE; translation: MKIDFTKNPDGLVPAIIQDSRTKNVLMLGYMNQEAFDKTIETKKVTFFSRSKNRLWTKGEESGNFLNLVRITNDCDNDTLLIMVNPAGPTCHKGTDTCWAEDNSQTYGFLTELEDIITSRKENKDDEKSYVASLFRKGINKIAQKVGEEAVETVIEAKDNNDELFLNESADLLFHYLILLQAKGYKLSAIEKILKERHK
- a CDS encoding VWA domain-containing protein is translated as MAMNTRKGFRFTTYEAPNQTPFEKLFEIFQELITHTSGDVEEALDWLRELDKEYELTDDDYTIDDFIEDLKAKGFIREEFDDDAKQGEGDGEEGDGSGNLSITAKLERMLRQRALDQIFGKLKRSGSGNHKTGKSGRGDEHTGEFREYRFGDGLEHISMTESLKNAQINHGLDSFSLNEDDLVVEDTQYKAQMSTVLMIDISHSMILYGEDRITPAKKVAMALAELITTRYPKDTLDILVFGNDAWPIPIKDLPYLKVGPYHTNTVAGLQLAMDMLRRKRNTNKQIFMITDGKPSCLRLPNGDYYKNSVGLDDHIVEKCYAMAQQARKLHIPITTFMIAQDPYLMQFVRQFTQANKGKAFYTGLKGLGEMIFEDYEQNRRKRIK
- a CDS encoding DUF1853 family protein, with the translated sequence MILKKSLLDSITFVGMDRELCLGFYNTAPLWVNEQFGIEQFEFPELLLTEFESETINERLRLGHQMEIVFEQLISFSEQWKILAKNLLIDEGKIRLGELDFILRNIETAQVYHIELAYKFYIVNPDISEPIHRLMGPNKRDMFFTKLDKLKEKQFPLLYNAALHDKLQELEINPIIVIQQACFKTQLFVPYGDSNISIRPLNNKCIQGSWLRFNDFNSETFRKFEYYIPFKKEWVITPTSNRKYTSHYAALLEVNLSMLKENAPMLWVKKPDGTIEKLFVVWW
- the hisF gene encoding imidazole glycerol phosphate synthase subunit HisF; the encoded protein is MLTKRIIPCLDIKNGRTVKGVNFVDLRDAGDPVELAQIYADKGADELVFLDISATEEKRKTLADLVYHVAEKVNIPFTVGGGISSIEDVDMLLQNGADKVSINSSAVKRPELINELVAKFGSQCIVVAIDAKLIDGYWKVHLVGGKVPTDIDLFEWAKEVEERGAGEILFTSMNHDGTKGGFANKALAKLSTLVNIPVIASGGAGTISHFTDTFTDGKADAALAASIFHFKEIEIKDLKQQLQKEGIPVRL